Proteins encoded within one genomic window of Humulus lupulus chromosome 1, drHumLupu1.1, whole genome shotgun sequence:
- the LOC133789838 gene encoding BRCT domain-containing protein At4g02110, giving the protein MATTQSVQLFHGVRFVLFGFDSINEHKIRSKLVEGGGVDAGQYSQNCTHVIVDKVVYDDPLCVDARKDCKTVVTGLWVDHSFDAGMVVDATTIMYRPLRDLNGIPGAKSLIICLTGYQRQDRDDIMNMVALMGAHFSKPLVANKVTHLICYKFEGEKYELAKRLNKIKLVNHRWLEDCLREWDVLPEVDYNTSGYELEMMEAEAKDSEDEVEDTSLKQYVVENVHRSPINLATSFPETHASPKPAAEAQHIPPDSPLPKSPLNVIAIDDKFSVHGVEKRSSPASSLDFGNQDSNILKGTYYSKELDSRYQSPDGKNARNDWTSNSRSVERVRSNERSGAANSSKKKPRRLGELSGNGSGFDREPMGEPKVNNLSSLAQAKNRISSDYVEALHLQSGVNPTDFSPPKEIRNGYGSPILQKINDNVKSCIRKSPSPNSKILGLKPMSSYDTNANRVPFGSGCSYNGFANVNSAIESRSTDAGQHDHANDKTSPSSFKRVKTSLSHGPDFNNFVKENSTPVAATREPQSDQQNVKGFESKNTSPSSSKRLKTSLSSGLDFNNFVKENSSPAANTREPKNDQQDGKGSEHEMTTPSSFNRVETTLSSGPDFNTFVKENSTPVVAVTREPQNDQQDGKGSESNRDPEINNSNGPSSLNLLGDENLVTKPLRKKTVSKKTLGTRPKKVSTANQKGSIYLGKDSTSQNDAAACLSGEKNEKSPKTKKTQLSYPIVNNEAPTKAVAEHTNRSRDNAMPQIESLDDETEAPEEKVELVSENVVNKQNDNDTEKKSTSTQHVSNDVITNIQEVASEQGKKGNETENAVDSTTSAPAKPSSKVDGLKRKTHKEKKVTKNKKVLEVADVMKSKEPINNSEDIQNENNGVQDTEEKKAVKSPPKPKHQKVSKKNSVEEEEKENKPTNSGNENKRRAKKHVEQSVVQSNITPTKVQQSASKCSRNSSKQVERDANSVQNEPAMFILSGHRLQRKEFQSVIRRLKGKFCRDSHQWSYQATHFIAPDPIRRTEKFFAAAASGRWILKMDYLTACNQAGKFLEEEPYEWYKNGLNEDGAINLEAPRKWRLLRQRTGHGALHGMRILVYGECIAPPLDTLKRVVKAGDGTILATSPPYTRFLNSSVDFAIISPGMPRVDAWVQEFLKHEIPCVVADYLVEYVCKPGYSLDKHVLYNTHGWAEKSFAKLQEIAEEKVVMELTPPDYNDVPCQVCGSRGRGDVMLICGDEDGSNGCGVGCHIDCCDPPFQDIPEDDWFCLDCVKSKTSDQSSNKKRKKGTPSLKKKRSKF; this is encoded by the exons ATGGCAACTACTCAATCAGTTCAACTATTTCACGGCGTCCGTTTCGTCCTCTTTGGATTCGACTCTATTAATGAACATAAG ATTCGATCGAAGCTTGTGGAAGGTGGGGGAGTTGATGCTGGTCAGTACAGCCAAAATTGCACACATGTGATTGTGGATAAAGTTGTTTAT GATGATCCTTTATGTGTTGATGCTCGAAAAGACTGCAAAACAGTAGTGACTGGTTTATGGGTAGATCATAGTTTTGACGCTGGAATGGTGGTTGACGCCACTACG ATAATGTACAGACCACTTAGAGACTTGAATGGTATACCGGGTgctaaaagtttaattatttgctTGACTGGATACCAGCGACAAGACAGAGATGACATTATG AATATGGTTGCCTTAATGGGTGCACATTTTTCTAAGCCATTGGTGGCGAATAAAGTCACTCATCTCATTTGCTACAAATTTGAAG GAGAAAAATATGAACTTgccaagagattgaacaagataaAGCTGGTCAATCATCGTTGGCTGGAGGATTG CTTAAGGGAGTGGGATGTTCTTCCAGAAGTCGATTATAACACAAG TGGCTATGAGTTGGAGATGATGGAGGCTGAGGCAAAGGATTCTGAAGATGAGGTTGAAGATACATCTCTTAAGCAATATGTAGTAGAAAACGTGCATAGAAGTCCTATCAATTTAGCAACTAGCTTTCCAGAGACACATGCATCACCCAAACCAGCTGCAGAGGCGCAACATATTCCACCTGATTCACCACTGCCTAAGAGTCCTTTAAATGTCATTGCTATTGATGACAAGTTTTCAGTGCATGGAGTAGAGAAAAGATCGTCTCCAGCCTCAAGTTTGGATTTTGGGAATCAGGATTCTAACATCCTTAAGGGGACTTACTATAGCAAAGAACTCGACTCTCGTTATCAATCTCCTGATGGTAAGAATGCAAGGAATGACTGGACATCTAATTCTCGGAGTGTTGAAAGGGTTCGTTCTAATGAGAGGTCTGGTGCTGCAAATTCTTCAAAGAAAAAACCGAGGAGATTAGGAGAATTATCAGGCAATGGAAGTGGCTTTGACAGAGAACCTATGGGTGAACCCAAAGTCAATAATCTTTCATCTTTAGCACAAGCAAAGAATAGAATTAGCTCTGATTATGTTGAAGCACTTCATTTACAATCTGGAGTTAATCCAACTGATTTTTCGCCTCCAAAAGAGATACGAAATGGTTATGGTAGTCCCATTTTGCAAAAGATAAACGACAACGTGAAATCATGCATTAGGAAGAGTCCATCACCAAACAGTAAAATTCTTGGGCTGAAACCAATGTCTTCCTATGATACTAACGCTAATCGAGTTCCTTTTGGTAGTGGATGCTCCTACAATGGGTTTGCAAATGTGAACTCTGCAATTGAATCACGCTCTACTGATGCTGGGCAGCATGATCATGCAAATGACAAGACATCTCCATCCTCTTTCAAGAGAGTAAAAACATCCTTATCCCATGGTCCAGACTTCAACAATTTTGTGAAGGAGAATTCTACACCTGTGGCTGCCACAAGGGAACCCCAGAGTGATCAGCAGAATGTTAAGGGTTTTGAAAGTAAGAATACATCTCCATCCTCTTCCAAGAGACTAAAAACATCCTTATCCAGTGGTCTGGACTTCAACAATTTTGTTAAGGAGAATTCCTCACCTGCGGCCAATACAAGGGAACCCAAGAATGATCAACAGGATGGAAAGGGTTCTGAACACGAGATGACAACTCCGTCCTCTTTCAATAGAGTGGAAACAACCTTATCTAGTGGTCCGGACTTTAACACTTTTGTTAAGGAGAATTCTACACCTGTGGTTGCCGTTACAAGGGAACCCCAGAATGATCAGCAGGATGGTAAGGGTTCTGAGAGTAACAGAGATCCAGAGATTAATAATTCCAACGGCCCTTCTAGTTTGAACTTGCTAGGAGATGAGAACTTAGTTACTAAACCGCTACGAAAGAAGACGGTTTCGAAGAAGACATTGGGTACAAGACCCAAGAAAGTTTCTACTGCAAACCAAAAGGGTTCCATTTACTTGGGCAAAGACAGTACGTCCCAAAATGATGCAGCGGCTTGTTTGAGTGGAGAAAAGAATGAGAAATCTCCCAAGACCAAAAAGACTCAATTGTCGTATCCTATTGTCAACAATGAAGCACCAACAAAAGCAGTGGCAGAACATACTAATAGATCTCGAGATAAtgctatgcctcaaatagaatCTCTAGATGATGAAACAGAGGCTCCAGAAGAAAAGGTTGAGCTGGTGTCGGAGAATGTAGTTAACAAACAAAATGATAATGACACAGAGAAGAAATCAACAAGCACGCAGCATGTATCAAATGACGTCATCACTAATATTCAGGAAGTGGCCTCAGAACAAGGCAAAAAAGGAAATGAAACAGAAAATGCAGTGGATAGCACTACTTCAGCTCCGgccaaaccaagctcaaaggTAGATGGATTGAAGAGGAAAACACATAAAGAGAAAAAAGTCACTAAGAATAAGAAAGTTCTTGAGGTGGCAGATGTAATGAAATCTAAAGAACCTATTAATAATAGCGAGGACATTCAGAATGAAAACAATGGTGTGCAGGATACAGAGGAAAAGAAAGCTGTTAAAAGTCCTCCTAAACCTAAGCACCAAAAAGTATCCAAAAAGAATTCTGtggaagaagaggagaaggagaaCAAGCCAACTAACAGTGGAAATGAAAATAAACGTCGAGCTAAAAAGCATGTAGAACAATCAGTTGTTCAGTCTAATATTACGCCAACAAAGGTTCAGCAAAGTGCTTCAAAGTGCAGTCGTAACTCTTCAAAGCAAGTGGAAAGAGATGCAAATAGTGTTCAAAATGAACCTGCAATGTTTATTTTAAGTGGACATCGACTTCAACGGAAGGAGTTTCAGAGTGTTATTAGGCGTTTGAAAGGAAAATTTTGCCGTGATTCACATCAGTGGTCTTACCAGGCCACACACTTCATTGCTCCGGATCCAATTCGCAGGACTGAGAAATTTTTTGCTGCAGCAGCATCTGGAAG ATGGATTCTTAAGATGGATTATTTAACGGCTTGTAACCAGGCAGGAAAATTCTTGGAAGAGGAGCCTTATGAATGGTACAAGAATGGCCTTAATGAAGATGGTGCAATTAACTTAGAGGCTCCAAGGAAGTGGCGTCTCTTGAGGCAAAGAACAGGTCACGGTGCTCTTCATGGAATGCGCATACTCGTATATGGTGAATGTATAGCGCCACCTTTG GACACCCTGAAGCGCGTAGTGAAGGCTGGAGACGGCACCATACTAGCAACATCTCCACCCTACACTCGCTTCCTGAACTCGAGCGTTGACTTCGCAATCATCTCTCCCGGCATGCCACGTGTAGATGCATGGGTCCAGGAGTTTTTAAAGCACGAGATACCATGTGTGGTAGCTGATTATTTAGTGGAATACGTATGCAAACCCGGGTACTCCCTCGACAAGCATGTGCTATACAACACTCATGGTTGGGCTGAGAAGTCATTTGCCAAACTCCAAGAGATTGCAGAGGAGAAAGTTGTGATGGAGCTGACACCACCAGATTACAATGATGTACCTTGCCAGGTATGTGGGTCTCGTGGTAGAGGAGATGTGATGTTGATATGCGGTGATGAAGATGGCTCTAACGGTTGTGGAGTTGGTTGTCATATTGATTGTTGTGATCCTCCATTTCAAGATATTCCTGAGGATGACTGGTTTTGCTTGGACTGTGTTAAAAGCAAAACCAGTGATCAGTCTTCAAATAAGAAAAGGAAAAAGGGGACCCCTTcattgaagaagaagaggagcAAGTTTTAG
- the LOC133789850 gene encoding uncharacterized protein LOC133789850: protein MAVSTSPCLSGNEKKHWWLSNRKIVDKYLKDARNLIATQEHSDIASALTLLDAALALSPRLEQALELKARSLLYLRRFKDVADMLQDYIPSLKMAYDDSGSENSSQQLSRERVKLLSSSSSDSSDGRDPSFKCFSVSDLKKKVMAGLCKSCEQEGQWRYLVLGQACSHLGLMEDAMALLQTGKRLASAAFRRESICWSEDSFFLSNFPLSGEVSSTNNRPASPPQSLSESENVNQLLSHIKLLLRRRTAAIAALDAGLYSEAIRHFSKIVDGRRGAPQGFLAECYMHRASAYKSAGRIAEAIADCNRTLALDQSCIQALDTRASLLETIRCLPDCLHDLEHLKLLYNTILRDRKLPGPVWKRHNVRYQEIPGKLCALTTKIQTLKQRVASGETGNVDYYSLIGLRRGCSRSELERAHLLLCLRHKPEKATGFIERCEISHDGDVDSIRDRAKMSALLLYRLLQKGYSSVMSAIMDEEAAERQRKKAAAALQAAQAAATAAAAIHVQQAQEPSSESSESESDDSSLNNNDNNSNNNNNSSNVFQGVFCRDLAAVGSLLSQVGFNRPIQVKYEALSC, encoded by the exons ATGGCTGTCAGCACTTCTCCTTGCCTCTCCGGTAATGAGAAAAAGCACTGGTGGCTTAGTAATCGAAAG ATTGTGGATAAGTATTTGAAAGACGCGAGGAACCTCATTGCTACCCAAGAACACAGCGATATCGCTTCGGCTTTGACTCTCCTCGACGCGGCTCTGGCCCTCTCGCCGCGGCTGGAGCAAGCGCTCGAGCTCAAAGCCAGGTCTCTGTTATATCTCCGGCGGTTCAAGGACGTGGCGGACATGCTTCAGGACTACATTCCGAGCCTGAAAATGGCTTACGACGACTCGGGCTCTGAGAACTCATCTCAGCAGCTTTCTAGAGAGCGAGTCAAGCTTTTATCTTCTTCCTCGTCCGACTCATCGGACGGTCGTGATCCTTCTTTCAAGTGCTTCTCCGTCTCCGACTTGAAGAAAAAGGTCATGGCCGGACTCTGTAAAAGTTGCGAGCAAGAAGGGCAATGGAG ATATTTGGTATTAGGCCAAGCTTGTTCTCACCTCGGTCTAATGGAAGACGCCATGGCTCTTCTCCAAACCGGAAAACGCCTCGCCAGTGCCGCATTCCGCCGCGAAAGCATATGTTGGTCGGAAGACAGCTTTTTCCTCTCGAACTTCCCTCTCTCCGGCGAAGTCTCATCCACCAACAACCGACCAGCCTCGCCGCCACAATCCCTCTCCGAATCAGAAAACGTAAACCAACTTCTCAGCCATATAAAGCTCCTCCTCCGCCGTCGCACGGCTGCAATAGCAGCCCTCGACGCGGGTCTCTACTCCGAGGCCATCCGGCACTTCAGCAAGATCGTCGACGGGCGCCGTGGCGCTCCCCAAGGCTTCCTTGCCGAGTGCTACATGCACCGCGCGTCTGCATACAAATCCGCAGGCCGAATCGCCGAGGCCATTGCTGACTGTAACAGAACCCTCGCTCTCGACCAGAGCTGCATTCAAGCTCTCGACACCAGGGCTTCGTTGCTCGAAACGATCCGTTGCTTACCCGATTGCTTACACGATCTCGAGCACTTGAAGCTTCTCTACAACACCATTTTACGCGACCGGAAGCTCCCCGGTCCTGTCTGGAAACGCCACAACGTTAGATACCAAGAAATACCCGGGAAGTTATGTGCTCTAACAACCAAAATCCAAACCCTCAAACAGAGAGTGGCTTCTGGTGAAACCGGGAATGTGGATTACTATTCTTTGATTGGGCTTAGACGAGGGTGTTCGAGGTCGGAGCTCGAGAGAGCACATCTCTTGCTGTGTTTGCGGCACAAGCCGGAAAAGGCTACTGGGTTTATCGAACGGTGTGAGATTTCTCATGATGGTGATGTTGATTCGATCAGAGATAGAGCTAAGATGTCTGCTTTGTTGCTGTATAGATTACTTCAGAAGGGTTATTCGAGTGTGATGAGTGCTATTATGGATGAAGAGGCTGCCGAGAGACAGAGGAAGAAGGCTGCAGCGGCTCTCCAAGCAGCTCAGGCTGCTGCGACGGCGGCTGCAGCAATTCATGTACAGCAAGCACAGGAACCGTCGTCGGAATCTTCTGAATCAGAATCAGATGATTCCAGccttaataataatgataataatagtaacaacaataataattctTCGAATGTATTCCAAGGAGTGTTTTGCCGAGACCTGGCTGCGGTTGGTAGTTTGTTGTCTCAGGTGGGGTTCAATCGTCCTATTCAAGTCAAGTATGAAGCTCTGAGCTGCTGA